In one window of Camelina sativa cultivar DH55 chromosome 15, Cs, whole genome shotgun sequence DNA:
- the LOC104747928 gene encoding transcription factor bHLH133, whose amino-acid sequence MNRGVLESSPVQHLTAAGNPNWWNNVSGGLRPPPPLMSTHQPPPTTAYLPSLLPNYFSSPTSSSSSSSPSLPPNSNPNFSSWLEMSDLPLDQPWSLSQLLMGGLMMGEEDKMEMMNRHHQNEQHSYQEKKIQNWEEQVLRHQVSMKQESNNNNGYGIMSLPNSPPNKSCVTIHNTNEDNKNNNNIRHNGLNLSESNSSEIIGSSIANKKPKLQVPSSQSTLKVRKEKLGGRIASLHQLVSPFGKTDTASVLSEAIGYIRFLHSQVEALSLPYFAGTTPSRNNMMHQHAQGNLNGIFPEDPGQLVNEYRMKRGVSSSSTDNQKSNPNEEPMKDLRSRGLCLVPISCTLQVGSDNGADYWAPAFGFTLQ is encoded by the exons ATGAATAGAGGAGTGTTGGAGAGTTCGCCGGTACAACACCTCACGGCAGCTGGAAACCCTAATTGGTGGAATAACGTCAGCGGCGGCTTGAGGCCACCACCGCCGTTGATGAGTACTCACCAGCCACCACCTACAACCGCTTATCTTCCAAGTCTCTTGCcgaattatttttcttctccgacttcctcttcatcttcttcttcaccttctttgcCTCCTAATAGTAACCCTAACTTCTCTTCTTGGCTTGAAATGAGTGATCTGCCTCTTGACCAGCCATGGAGCCTTAGTCAACTCCTCAT GGGTGGACTGATGATGGGAGAGGAAGATAAAATGGAGATGATGAACCGTCATCATCAAAATGAACAGCATAGTTaccaagagaagaagatacagaaTTGGGAAGAACAAGTTTTGAGGCACCAAGTTTCCATGAAACAAGAGAGTAACAATAATAATGGTTATGGAATAATGTCCTTACCGAACTCACCTCCAAACAAGTCATGTGTTACAATTCACAACACCAATGAagacaacaagaacaacaataacATTCGTCACAATGGTCTTAACTTGTCCGAG AGTAACAGCTCAGAGATAATTGGGTCTTCTATTGCAAATAAGAAACCAAAGCTTCAGGTTCCTTCATCACAATCAACTCTCAAG GTAAGAAAGGAGAAACTTGGAGGCAGAATCGCATCTCTTCACCAGCTAGTATCTCCCTTTGGCAAG ACTGACACAGCTTCTGTCTTGTCGGAGGCTATTGGATACATTAGATTCCTCCACAGTCAAGTTGAG GCTCTAAGTCTACCATACTTTGCTGGGACTACTCCCTCGAGGAATAATATGATGCACCAACAT GCTCAAGGAAATTTGAATGGTATATTTCCTGAGGACCCTGGTCAG CTTGTAAATGAGTATCGCATGAAAAGAGGAGTTTCATCATCATCGACGGAcaatcaaaagtcaaatcctAACGAAGAACCAATGAAAGATTTGAGAAGTAGAGGACTTTGTCTTGTCCCAATCTCATGCACACTCCAAGTTGGTAGCGACAATGGCGCGGACTATTGGGCTCCGGCGTTCGGATTCACTCTCCAGTAA